A single window of Cololabis saira isolate AMF1-May2022 chromosome 24, fColSai1.1, whole genome shotgun sequence DNA harbors:
- the gyg2 gene encoding glycogenin-2, whose amino-acid sequence MSAAEAFVTLVTSDSYVQGAVVVARSLRRHGTTRRIVVMVTPNISEQSRLALRSVFDAVVAVDVMDSEDQVRLSLLGRPELGSTFTKIHCWTLVQFSKCVFLDADTLVLCNVDDLFERDELSAAPDPGWPDCFNSGVFVFRPSLQTHAGLLEHALHRGSFDGGDQGLLNSFFGWPAGDIRKRLPFVYNLSASSVYSYLPAFHQFGHDAKIVHFSGAVKPWSCCRENPSPETGKFVSLWWKEHLSHETKPAPESRPKHTRKKPQIQEREDETPFRQNLDHSTSLLAHFPAPSETPPRAPADTTTFSHTETEDESGSRGSVEVQDPPPGPEEPDPGPPPGPHPSPADGETQRERRQMWESGRADYRGRDAFSNIQKMLDRFLDWKIRA is encoded by the exons ATGTCAG ctGCCGAGGCCTTCGTCACCCTCGTCACCTCAGACTCCTACGTCCAGGGAGCCGTCGTGGTGGCGCGGAGTCTCCGGAGACACGGGACCACCCGCCGCATCGTTGTCATGGTTACGCCCAACATCTCAGAGCAGTCCAG ACTGGCCCTGCGGAGCGTGTTTGACGCCGTGGTGGCGGTGGACGTGATGGACAGCGAGGACCAGGTCCGTCTGTCCCTGCTGGGACGTCCCGAGCTCGGATCCACCTTCACAAAGATCCACTGCTGGACGCTGGTCCAGTTCAGCAAGTGTGTGTTCCTGGACGCCGACACACTC GTCCTGTGCAACGTGGACGACCTGTTTGAGCGGGACGAGCTGTCGGCGGCTCCGGACCCCGGCTGGCCCGACTGCTTCAACTCGGGCGTGTTCGTCTTCCGGCCGTCCCTGCAGACGCACGCCGGGCTCCTGGAGCACGCCCTGCACCGTGGCAGCTTCGACG GAGGAGACCAGGGTCTGCTGAACTCCTTCTTCGGCTGGCCGGCCGGAGACATCCGCAAACGTCTGCCGTTCGTCTACAACCTGAGCGCCAGCTCCGTCTACAGCTACCTCCCTGCCTTCCACCA gtttggtCACGACGCTAAGATCGTCCACTTCAGCGGGGCGGTGAAGccctggagctgctgcagggagAACCCGTCACCAGAGACGGGAAAGTTCGTGTCCCTGTGGTGGAAGGAACACCTGAGTCACGAGACAAAACCTGCTCCAGAGTCCCGGCCCAAACACACCCGGAAGAAACCACAG ATCCAGGAACGAGAGGACGAGACGCCGTTCAGACAAAACCTGGACCACTCCACCTCGTTGCTCGCTCATTTTCCTGCACCGTCGGAGACGCCGCCGCGGGCGCCGGCCGACACGACCACG TTTTCCCACACAGAGACAGAGGACGAGTCGGGATCACGGGGGAGCGTAGAGGTCCAGGACccgcctccaggaccagaggaacCGGACCCCGGTCCTCCACCCGGACCTCATCCC TCCCCTGCAGACGGCGAGACGCAGCGGGAGCGTCGGCAGATGTGGGAGTCCGGCCGGGCCGACTACCGGGGCAGAGACGCTTTCAGCAACATCCAGAAGATGCTGGACCGATTCCTGGACTGGAAGATCCGCGCGTga